In one Molothrus aeneus isolate 106 chromosome 8, BPBGC_Maene_1.0, whole genome shotgun sequence genomic region, the following are encoded:
- the LOC136559684 gene encoding adipogenesis regulatory factor-like, producing the protein MSSKSFQGLKEQAEGAAKDAANTLGQATQDAVNQITEASQKAFDKASKTAQDGVEKVAEQAAEAMSGFGKKSGFKK; encoded by the exons ATGTCAAGTAAAAGCTTCCAGGGACTGAAGGAACAAGCTGAAGGTGCAGCAAAAGATGCTG CAAACACACTGGGACAGGCCACTCAGGATGCAGTCAACCAGATTACAGAGGCAAGCCAGAAAG CTTTTGACAAGGCTTCCAAGACAGCACAAGATGGAGTAGAAAAAGTGGCCGAACAGGCTGCAGAAGCAATGTCTGGCTTTGGGAAAAAATCTGGATTTAAAAAATGA
- the LOC136559171 gene encoding adipogenesis regulatory factor-like, with the protein MFGIGKKLAEEAVQQAESAAQVAVDTVNQTVQQATEQAKAAGQKALDEVYKVAETGEKAVKNVANQATSWGKSFGQ; encoded by the exons ATGTTCGGCATTGGGAAGAAGCTCGCTGAGGAGGCTGTGCAACAAGCTGAAAGTGCTGCACAAGTGGCAG TTGACACTGTGAACCAGACTGTGCAGCAAGCAACAGAACAGGCTAAGGCTGCTGGTCAGAAAG caCTCGATGAAGTCTACAAAGTTGCTGAAACTGGtgaaaaagctgtaaaaaatgtAGCAAACCAAGCAACTTCATGGGGCAAAAGCTTTGGACAATAA